One genomic region from Scomber scombrus chromosome 19, fScoSco1.1, whole genome shotgun sequence encodes:
- the LOC134001064 gene encoding DNA (cytosine-5)-methyltransferase 3A-like isoform X8, which produces MRVARWRVWADKKAKLMSAMNTMKDHKEREIETQREEVSIIKHPPPSKQQQPQPQSHTQSQLQPQYQQQSQPSLPQQQQQQQHQQPQQQQPTDPASPTVATTPEPVAIGGGDKASPKSADTEPEYEDGRGFGIGELVWGKLRGFSWWPGRIVSWWMTGRSRAAEGTRWVMWFGDGKFSVVCVEKLLPLSSFNNAFHQPTYNKQPMYKKAIYEVLQAASSRAGKAFIACPDNDETETSKSVEMLNKQMIDWAMNGFQPTGPKGLEPPEDERNPYKEVYPEMCLEPEAAAYTPPPAKKPRKSTAEKPKVKDIIDERTRERLVHEVRQKSRSIEDICISCGSLNVNREHPLFGGGMCQSCKNCFLECAYQYDDDGYQSYCTICCGGREVLMCGNNNCCRCFCVECVDLLVGHGAAHAAIKEDPWNCYMCSQKGVFGLLERRTDWPCRLQHFFANNHDQDFDPPKLYPPVMVEKRKPIRVLSLFDGIATGLLVLKELGIHVDRYIASEVCEDSITVGIVRHQGRIMYVGDVRNVTRKHIHEWGPFDLVIGGSPCNDLSIVNPARKGLFEGTGRLFFEFYRLLHEARPKAGEERPFFWLFENVVAMGVSDKRDISRFLECNPVMIDAKEVSAAHRARYFWGNLPGMNRLVYEWPLSAMYTDRLDLQDCLEHGRTAKFEKVRTITTRSNSIKQGKDQHFPVFMNEKEDILWCTEMERYVNMKIFPQTTFVYSCIFPYLATRLSALLSIVFVLCPMVWLFSPRQDLWLPSPLYRRVQHEPTGKAEAPRQIMERPGDPPPVCTTQRILCLCLSSQSTRSEPFRNYNCMLLLEIRALILKLYSCIICKRKH; this is translated from the exons ATGAGGGTTGCGCGCTGGCGTGTATGG GCAGATAAAAAGGCCAAACTGATGTCAGCGATGAATACGATGAAGGATCACAAAGAGAGGGAAATAGAGACCCAGAGAGAAGAGGTCTCAATAATCAAGCACCCGCCGCcttcaaaacagcagcagcctcagccGCAGTCGCACACTCAGTCTCAGTTACAGCCTCAGTATCAACAGCAATCACAGCCGTCGCtgccacagcaacaacaacaacaacaacatcagcagccgcagcagcagcagcctacTGACCCCGCCTCCCCCACGGTGGCCACGACCCCTGAGCCCGTCGCCATCGGAGGTGGAGACAAGGCATCCCCCAAGTCTGCAGACACTGAGCCAGAGTATGAG GACGGTCGTGGTTTTGGCATCGGCGAGCTTGTTTGGGGAAAGCTGAGAGGGTTCTCGTGGTGGCCAGGCCGCATCGTATCCTGGTGGATGACGGGACGGAGCAGAGCTGCTGAGGGAACCAGATGGGTCATGTGGTTTGGAGATGGAAAATTCTCAGTG GTCTGTGTAGAGAAACTTTTGCCTTTAAGTTCCTTCAACAATGCCTTTCACCAACCAACTTACAACAAGCAACCCATGTACAAGAAAGCCATCTATGAAGTGCTGCAG gCGGCTAGTAGCAGGGCAGGCAAAGCCTTCATAGCTTGCCCTGACAATGATGAAACAGAAACCTCCAAATCAGTGGAAATGCTGAACAAGCAGATGATTGACTGGGCTATGAATGGATTTCAGCCCACTGGACCTAAAGGCCTGGAGCCACCCGAAG ACGAGCGTAACCCATACAAAGAGGTTTACCCTGAGATGTGTTTGGAGCCAGAAGCAGCAGCCTATACGCCTCCTCCGGCCAAAAAGCCTCGCAAAAGCACAGCAGAGAAACCTAAGGTCAAGGACATCATTGATGAAAGGACACGAG agCGGCTTGTTCATGAAGTGAGACAAAAGAGCCGCAGCATAGAGG ACATCTGCATCTCCTGTGGAAGTCTGAATGTTAACCGTGAACACCCGCTGTTTGGTGGAGGAATGTGCCAGAGCTGTAAG AACTGCTTCCTAGAATGTGCATATCAGTACGACGATGATGGTTATCAGTCGTACTGCACTATCTGCTGCGGAGGGCGAGAGGTACTCATGTGCGGAAACAACAACTGCTGTCG gtgtttctgtgtggagtgTGTTGACCTCCTCGTTGGTCACGGAGCGGCCCACGCAGCCATCAAAGAAGACCCGTGGAACTGCTACATGTGCAGTCAGAAGGGTGTGTTTGGCCTGCTCGAGCGTCGCACTGACTGGCCCTGCCGTCTCCAGCATTTCTTTGCTAATAATCATGATCAAGATTTT GATCCACCAAAGCTTTACCCCCCAGTCATGGTGGAGAAGAGGAAGCCCATTCGTGTGCTGTCGCTATTTGATGGCATCGCAACAG GCCTGCTGGTGCTGAAAGAACTTGGCATCCATGTGGATCGCTATATAGCTTCAGAGGTGTGCGAAGACTCCATCACTGTGGGTATCGTCCGGCATCAGGGTCGCATTATGTATGTCGGCGATGTCAGAAACGTCACACGCAAACAT ATACATGAGTGGGGTCCATTTGACCTAGTTATTGGTGGAAGCCCATGCAATGACCTCTCTATAGTCAACCCGGCAAGGAAAGGTCTGTTTG AGGGAACAGGCCGCTTGTTCTTTGAGTTCTACAGGCTGCTTCACGAGGCTCGGCCGAAGGCGGGGGAAGAGCGGCCCTTCTTCTGGCTCTTTGAAAATGTGGTCGCCATGGGTGTCAGCGATAAGAGGGACATATCTCGCTTTTTAGAG TGCAACCCAGTGATGATTGATGCCAAAGAGGTGTCTGCTGCCCACCGTGCTCGCTACTTCTGGGGTAACCTTCCTGGCATGAACAGGTTGGTGTATGAATG gCCTTTGTCCGCCATGTACACTGACAGGCTGGACCTCCAGGACTGTTTAGAACACGGAAGAACTGCGAAG TTTGAGAAGGTGAGGACCATCACCACCAGGTCTAATTCCATCAAACAGGGCAAGGACCAGCACTTCCCTGTCTTCATGAACGAGAAGGAAGACATACTCTGGTGCACTGAGATGGAGAGGTATGTGAACATGAAAATTTTCCCTCAAACGACCTTTGTTTACTCCTGTATCTTTCCCTATTTGGCTACACGTCTGTCTGCCCTCCTCTCTattgtgtttgttctgtgtCCGATGGTGTGGCTGTTTTCCCCCCGCCAGGATCTTTGGCTTCCCAGTCCACTATACCGACGTGTCCAACATGAGCCGACTGGCAAGGCAGAGGCTCCTCGGCAGATCATGGAGCGTCCCGGTGATCCGCCACCTGTTTGCACCACTCAAAGAATACTTTGCCTGTGTTTGAGCAGCCAGAGCACCCGCTCTGAACCATTTAGGAACTACAACTGTATGTTGTTACTAGAAATAAGAGCCTTGATCCTCAAATTATACTCCTGTATAATTTGCAAGCGAAAACATTGA